The Vigna radiata var. radiata cultivar VC1973A chromosome 6, Vradiata_ver6, whole genome shotgun sequence DNA segment GTAAGTCTCTGTGATATGTATGCAAGGGTTAGAAATGAGAAGAAGGCCCTTCAAATTCTAGGTGTACTGGAATCTAGGAAGGATGAATTAGGAAAAGCTGATTTTGAGAGAATTATAAGTGGCCTTATTGATGGTGGGTTTCAGAAAGATGCGCAACGAATATGTGGGATCATGGAAGCACAGGGTTTCGATGCATCAAGGGTTAAGGTTAACCTTTTGAAGCCTGTCTCTAGAGGACCTCGTAGGAGGTGGTCATGAATTGGGACATTTTAGTCTTTCTCTGCAAGTGAGTTACAAATGTATTGCCTTATATAGGAAGCAATGTCTGCATGATTTATCATACCATGTAACAAATAAGAATGAATTTGTTTATGGATTTTTCCATTGCTCAGATTCTGAATTtacgtcattttttttttcttttggacttCAGTTGTTTGTATATACAAATATCTTCTGTGGCATGTTCATGGAATTTTCATGCAGGACTGAAAATCACAGCTGGACCTAAGTTAGGAAAATCTGACAGCACTAATGCCCGCTATCAGGATTTTTAAACTTGTATGCTGTATAATATACTGATTACAAGATGCAAACTAATATAAATGGATAGGAAATGGTTCAAGCAAGTCTTTAATATTGAGATAGTACAGAAAATGCAATGCCCAAAGAAAACAACGCTGATATttcaaaatcacatattaaagCTAAAGTTGGTAGCAACTAGCGTGACAGCATCCTAGTCTAGACTGTGAATGCAGTATTTATACACTACAATGATCTAAGATGCTACTAATGCAATCATGCTTAATGTAATATGAATTTATCTTAATAAGATGCTACTAATACAATGAACATCTAATTGAACCAAAGAACTGGCAAAacgaaaaaaatcaaattgggtAAAATGCTAAAAGAACCTATATGAGCTTTTAAAGATGCAGAAATTAGACTTTACCATCAATGCAAAATTGCAGAATGCACATTTACAACTAAACTCATGAAACAAAGATTCAACTATATAGACTAAACTGGAATGACAGACTTGACTTAGCAGTTAACAGGAATGTAAACATGCACTGAAGTAAAGAAAGCTTTAAAGTTCAGAGGAATAACAAGAAAAGTAAAATCCAAATTGAACAATAGAGCTCAAACAAAGAATACCCGAATTGCAATTCCAGAATTGACAAAAACTGGTAATAATTGTTAATCAAATCTCACTCTGCTCAAGAAGACCTCTGGTTAAGTAAGACCCATTTTGGGTTACTtggatttgaaaacaaaatcataattatgCAGAGTTTTAAAAATCCAATTTAACCAATTACAACTAAGAAAATTATATCTGAAATCATAATACAAGGTTAAAGGAATTAACACAAACAGAGAAATCATAACAGCTGAAATTGTAAatcaaaaaacaataaaattgtgCTGGAAAGTAAATTGCAGAGCATGAATTAACAAgacaagaacaaaattaaattgtaactggGCAAGAATTGAGTAGTGGACAACTAAGCTACAGTTTACAATACGTCATACTCATACTCTAATCGCAGACACTTCTCGTTTACGTTATCCTACACTTGCTTTATAGAAGCAAGGCATTTTCTGGTCTTGTTTTAGCATTAAAATTTTgcttgaaacaaaaaagaaggaatatttgaattaagaaaCCATCTTTATTAACAtgatatgttaaatattaaaattaaaatcacagtAGGATAGACAAAGATTATaacgattttaaattatagtttttatctAAAGAAGATAAGAGAATAGCTTGCTATAACCGTTTACTTCGTGAAGTTGTGCTGTGATTATCTTGTctctgaaattattttcttaaaaaagatataaagaaaGGCACTTTTTGATTGATTTTGCATGGAATCCTTGAAATTAGTTCCTAGAAAGTGAACGTATGACTAAAACAATAGGTCCATAACCTGAATCAAGGGTAAAGTATATGTTAGAATTTCTTCTGTGAGAGGTAAGAGAAATTTCTTTTCTCTGCGGTGACAATATTTCTTATTTGGAAGGGTGGCAAACGTTTGATTAGAACATTAACTAAGGCAAGAAACAAAGGGGAACTTCTCAAGGGGAATCAATGTGAAATGTGCTGTATAAAGCAATAAGAATTTGCTATATCAGGTCTAACGAAAGCCCCATTGCACATCCAAGGTATAAACATTTGAATTGTGTATATATAAGAATCCTATGATTGCAACATGCAGCATTGCATTAAGCTAGAACACCTCAAGAACATCACCCATTTTCCTTGTGTTGAATCAGATATTATCAACCATCCATGGCACAAAGGAGTAAGTCATTTCGTTTTAGGATCCCATGGCTATCAGTACCTTCTGAATCATTCGCTCGTCGTGTAAGAGATACACCAAAATCTCCTCCCCACTCAGACACAAGCGTTCCTATTCAAAGACCATCTAAGCCTTCTTCCGTGGCACCTTCAGAGCCATCCCCTCCTAGTCCTACAAAAACTGAACCTCAAAAACTTTCACCACCTTCTCCACAGCCACCACTTCAACCTTCACCTCATGCAGATTCACCATCTAAGCCCCACATTGCTCCCTCATCCCCCAAAACTAGTTTGACCTCAGCCTTCAAAGCATCCACTCCTCCTGCATCATCTTCttctgaagaagaaaagaaaaagatgtctGAACTAACATCACAAGAAGCTGAGCCGAAGGTAGAAGCGCCATTGAGAACAATCTCCAAGTCACCAGAAACATCTTTTCAACCAGTGAGGATGTCAACTCAGCCTGCAGACACCGAACAACAAGTTTCTTCTGTTCCCTATTCATCTCCGGTTTCAAAATTTGAACTTGCCACTCATCCATCATCTCCTTTGGCCTCAAAGGACGTCAATACTGAAGAAACCACTCCtcaagaagaaaaggagaagatggAAGAGCCAGTATCAGAACAAGAAAAACCAAAGATAAATTCACCTTTGAAAACCATCACCAAGTCACCGCAGACCTCTTCTCAACCAGAGAATCTGTCCACACAGCTTCCCGCAATTGAGCAAAGATCAACAACATCAAATAGCAAGTCCCTTAAAtctgaaaaaaaggaaaaaatggtGCCAGAAACCTCTAAGGAACGAGGAAAAGGCAAAGATACAACAACAGCAGCCACAGGACAACCAAGTGAACAACGCACCATAGCTTCTGCTTcaggaacaacaacaacaacaaaggcTAAAGATTCATTTGGCAAGGCCTTTCGTGGTAATAAGAAGCATCATGGAGTACGAGAAACTGTGGAGAGAAAACTGATGTTTTCCACAACCAACCCCATCGAGAAAGACACAAGAGTTGTGAATTCAACAGATGAAGGCACAAAAAATGTGTCAAGCTCAAGCATATCACCTGAAAAAGCTGTCTCATCCAGTGGTGAAAAGGCTCCTCCACTACAAAAAGGCATCAAAGATGATATCACAAAGTTTGTGCACAAACTAACATCCACTGTTCACCCTACAGAACACATGGATGACAAACAGTTTAGTGTCATAACCTTGGTTGGTGACAATAGAGGAGCCACAATGCACTTAGGTTCTGAGTCAGCTAAGAAAGAGGACTCAATCCACATACACCGAGCCTACAAGAGTGATCCTGAAGAGACCAACGAGGTGACCAGTGATGGAGAAGAAAACaccaatgaagaagaagaagaagaagaagatctgGGGATGGCATATGTCAACAGCAACATACAAAGTATCAATAACTCACTCATGTTTCATGGTTCAATCACTGAAAGAGACCCTGGTGTTCAAATTACTCTTCCACAAAAGCCCACTGAACCCATCAGGTCCCATGATAAGCCTAAGCCGGGCTTGGAAACTCAGAGGACTCAGTTCAACATCAACCGGGCCGAGAAGTCAATGTACCAGCCGACTGTTGGAAGAAGCATAAGAGGGCCCTTCCTCGAACCGAATGCTAAACGTCGTCGTCAAAGTTGTAAGTTCAGTTGTGACAAGGATATTGAAGACATTGAGATAATGTGAAGAAACAAGCATACAGATTCccttcaaaaattcaaaataaaatgtagtGGAATATTGTAACAAACACTCTTAGTAGCAAAAATAAGTGTTAACAACATCCACGTCATGTAATTTGTCATATATCATGTCATTTTTATGTTATGCTTGTGATATGTTTATTGGGTTGTTCATTTAGCTTATAAGAAAATTACGAAGATGGTTATGTTCTTTTATGTGGGTGATGCCTGATGAAATTACGTTAACAAACTTGTTTACAGTAGAGTTTCCATTAAACATGAATCCTAAAAGATAGCATTACACAAATTAAACTTGTGCATGCAGAATTAAAGTACTCATTAGAATGAGAGCTGTTTGGTCCAGCTTCTTCTCTCCTTCCttataaaaatatgtacatTTTATATCAAGGAAGAGTGACACGACAACAATGGTGTAGGCACAAGTCGTGATATCAATCATtcacaagctggttttgtgtcAAAGCTGCTCAAACATATTGCAAAGGCTTGAAAAGCTGAGAGGGGGTATCGGTAATCCATGGTGAATATGTCCTTCCCAATTTTTCCAAATTGTAGTATCACTTTTTCTTGTTCAGCAGCTGAAACATTTTGGCATGGTTCAGCAGCTGCCACGAGCTGGAAGTTCTTCACAGAGGCCACTGTAACCCTTCCCTTGAAATTCAAGCACCAGCATTGTAGTTGTTCATGCCATCTAGGGGCCTTGTTTTTCAAAACCAATGGCTCCCTTGTTCTCTGGCTTGATTCTTGAGTATTTTCAGTGTCATTTGTGTCAAACTCAACAATTTCTGGCTTCCTTCCTTTTGAGTctgaggtggtggtggtggtagtagATACATGCTCATTAAGATAATTTGTAAACTTCAAAGGAGTTGGAGCACTTCCTCCTTCTTGGATTGCAGATATGGGTATCAAGTGCATCATACACCGCATTCGCCTTGGACCTCTTGTTCGGAGGACATTGAGTTCATAAGATACTGTGGCTACTTTGTAGttagcagcagcagcagcaaccTTGGGAAGTACCTGCTTCAGATGGACTCTTTGCTGCAACTTGCAGTTCAATGGAAGTGAAGAATCCTGTGGGGACTCGCCATCCAGGATCATGAACTTGGTGCCAAGAAAATTAGACCTGTTCATTGCTTACAGATCAAGTCAACAATAGAAAGTAGCATAGAGTATCAGTCATGAAGATAAGAGCAGAGAGATGTGAGACTAACCTCAACTTTCCAATGTAAGTGTTGCTTGATCGAGAGAAATCATCAGCAACcaatgatattaaaaattctGTACATGTTGCCCTTCGAATCTTCTTTGCTGCCAGTAACAGTTTGCTCATATCACCAGAAAGTGctacaaatacaaaattacaattctCAAACAAAGTGCAACGAAAAAGTagaaattgaaaaggaaaacaGATTCCAGTCAAACATATCTCAGCAGTAGCATACAGTGATTCACTTCCAATAAGGTGATTTAATGAGCATATGAAACAAAAGTTAactagaaaattaaaacaactctctaaatcaaaaatatttttcatactaggtaataaaaaaaagtacaaaactACATCTAAGAAATATCAAAGCACACGTTCCCCGAATGGAAACGTAGACTAAAAAAAGAATGATCAAAGAAATATGAAGAGGAAGCTACCGAAAACATAAAAAGATTCTCAAAGAGGGTGTTTCAACAGATATATATCGATTTTATATTGGAAGAGGAATCACGTATGTTTTCTGAAACTCTAACAAAACTATTTCCAAATCAAGAATAAATTATGTGAACACAGATATTATCAAATTTCATCACCGTTGCAACAGTTACAGTTATAGCAAATATCCTTGAATCTTCATTTCTCAGTACAAGTTATATACAACAAGATAAAACAAGGTTTTTTTTATGATCACTAATTTTTCATGCCAAAGCAATGATCCAAcctataataaattttcatggATAAAAACTAAGTCATGCTTCACCATACATGATCAAAGATCTCTAAGGAAGAAACTACCAAAAGAAAAGATCCTCAGACGGTGATTCATTCGAGATCAAAAATCTGATTTTAGTTTCCCCGAAAACTCAATATTTTACTGAAATTCTTACAGAACTATATGCAAATGGAGAATGGATTGTGTGAATACAGAAATTACCAGGGCTCAGGCCGAGATATAAACAATATGTTGAAGACACTCTTTCTCTCCTAATAAAACACTGGATTGGTGAGTCTCTTGGGCCAGGCTGATAAACGAAAGGGATCAACACAAGtaaaatgaacaaaagaaaTCACATATTAGTATCATGTACTACCAACCCTGAAgtaaataaagtataaatattgTCTTAGTTAAAATTACCTGCTTCAGTGATATAGGAAAAGTGAGCAAACCACACTGTTCTGGTGTCTTGACCACATCCTTTGTTATCTCTCTCCACAGCCTACAAACTGAGGAACATGCCACAAGTGCTCTACGTGCAGGCCATGAGGTTTCACTGGCTTCCAACCTTTGAATTATGTCTAAAAGCAACTCTGGTGGTAAGTTAGCCCACCGGCTctgtgatgaagaagaggaagaagaggaagaagatgaggatgatgatgaggaggatggtGGTAGAGAACATTCTGGTGCAATGTGAGATTTTCCATGGCGATGCACATGCTTTCCCTCTCCCCCTCTTCTATACATGTTGCTGATACCCTCTCCAATCTCCTTGAGCTCACGCAGTATGCTTCTGAATGGCATTATGATAAGTGTGGAACTATCACAGCCATTGTgtttgaagagaaaaatcagACATCAAGTATAATAATTGTGAAAGTACAACAACACTAACACCTCTTTGAATGAGGTGAGTGGATTTATTGATGACAAAAGTGGTGAACGTGAAGCAATACTAATTACAAACAATGATGGAGTGAGACACATATGTGTTGCTGCAGTGATGGGAGGTTTAACTTGAAAGACAAGTTGTGTTTCAAGAATCAAAGCCTTGATCCAAAACACGGATTCCCATGTTGAGATTtcgaagaaacaaaaataaatgaatgaaaagcTCAAAGATTTAGAGGCAGATGCGTGTACCGTGAGACAAGGGCCTAGAAAGCGAGGAAATCTTGCAGAGAAGTTGGAGGACACAAAAGGGTGGTGAGGAATGTGGTGAATCCTTTCAAGACTGTGTACCTCAGACTCCAAAGCCAATGTCTTggacaaagaaaacaaaagaaaaaagagtaagAGATGATGAGAGTGGTGGTGGAGGTTGAGTTTGTGTGGGTTTATAGGTTACAAAGTTATAAGTCACAAAACAAAAGCTTGTGgataaaactaaaactagaaaaattgGCATCACATCTTCATGccttttggttttgtttttccaaGCATCAAGCAAAGCATCCCTTCCTCACAGCCACACAGACAAGACTTTTGATCTTTGCAGTGCCACACCTCAATGAAAATGTAAATGCTACCAAGCCTACCACTTCCATTAAATGGAAACCacttttcatcttcatcactcACTGCTTGCTTGCAGTTGCACCATACAAATTCCTTCTTTCAGTTACCATTAAATGAGTAGGATTTCACTATGCTACTTTTTCTAGAAAATTTCTTTGGCAGACtaatatttccttttattttattctcttgcTTTAACTATGCCCAAGATCACACCTAACAAGTTCTGGCACAAAAATAGTTAAGCTAAGAGGGCCCCACctggatattttatttttccataattGCCATCATGAACTCtctgaatcaatcaaacaccAATCCAACGGTCACTGGCTCATAGCCAAACGTGCACCGAATATCTCAGTTCTATGGTTTGGTCACAATGTAAACTGTGAACAGCTGTTTCTGTCTTCTTTTTCTAGTTTTCATTTTTCCCACAAATATCTTGAATAACTCTCACTGATAAGCCGTGGATATCAGTATCCAAGTTCAAATTTTCAGATTTATAAACATGTAACATAGTTTGTTATATCAGTTATATATCAGTTTATTATAGTATATTCAAAATCAAAGAATAATATTAGATGGGGTGGGCTTGATGGATAATTGGGACTTTATGTGGCAGCAGGGATGGAAGTACGTAAAAGAAAGTTGTGCAGCATTGTGTTTGATCAAATAGACCAAGTGTCAAAATCAACCAACTACTGCTACCACTACACTATACCAATTCCATGTTACGTAGTTTTATTAGACAAAACCACCAGTGTATGTAGAAGTCCTTGGTCTTTAATGTTACACAGTTTGATCTCCTTTATTTATGGTCAAAAAGTAGAGACTGACCCTTAAGATGTTTGCATGCGAAAAAGTTAATGAGTGTGGAAAAAGATGGAAGCATATATGGACGATGATTGATGTCCCTTTCTTCTCTAACCTCTTCACTGattcattctcaaaatttcttcttcctcctggATTTAGGTGTTGTTGGTAGATGAATCCTATGTCCACATATTCACATTGCTATCTTGAAGAGACACATTATCTACGCGTCCTTAATTGAAGAGACTTTCTCTACAAATGACTTGTAGTTGATGATAGCTGTGTCACTGTCACCACTCCTAAAATGTTTCTTACACACGTGCCCTTCCCATACCCCACTTAATTACTGTCacaaaattttcagaaacaCTTTTACTCACCCCAATACTTTCTCTGCAACAAAACTCAAATTCTTCAAACAAACTCTTGTGTATGAAGGTTGGAATAGTTATATCtattagagataagatcaatttaaaatatataagtggatataATTATTGTATAAACTGGTTTTGTTTGATTGAGTCAGGCTTAAAGTTtacttcttaacatgatatcagaaaaaca contains these protein-coding regions:
- the LOC106764871 gene encoding tubby-like F-box protein 6, with protein sequence MPFRSILRELKEIGEGISNMYRRGGEGKHVHRHGKSHIAPECSLPPSSSSSSSSSSSSSSSSSQSRWANLPPELLLDIIQRLEASETSWPARRALVACSSVCRLWREITKDVVKTPEQCGLLTFPISLKQPGPRDSPIQCFIRRERVSSTYCLYLGLSPALSGDMSKLLLAAKKIRRATCTEFLISLVADDFSRSSNTYIGKLRSNFLGTKFMILDGESPQDSSLPLNCKLQQRVHLKQVLPKVAAAAANYKVATVSYELNVLRTRGPRRMRCMMHLIPISAIQEGGSAPTPLKFTNYLNEHVSTTTTTTSDSKGRKPEIVEFDTNDTENTQESSQRTREPLVLKNKAPRWHEQLQCWCLNFKGRVTVASVKNFQLVAAAEPCQNVSAAEQEKVILQFGKIGKDIFTMDYRYPLSAFQAFAICLSSFDTKPACE
- the LOC106764870 gene encoding proteoglycan 4, translated to MAQRSKSFRFRIPWLSVPSESFARRVRDTPKSPPHSDTSVPIQRPSKPSSVAPSEPSPPSPTKTEPQKLSPPSPQPPLQPSPHADSPSKPHIAPSSPKTSLTSAFKASTPPASSSSEEEKKKMSELTSQEAEPKVEAPLRTISKSPETSFQPVRMSTQPADTEQQVSSVPYSSPVSKFELATHPSSPLASKDVNTEETTPQEEKEKMEEPVSEQEKPKINSPLKTITKSPQTSSQPENLSTQLPAIEQRSTTSNSKSLKSEKKEKMVPETSKERGKGKDTTTAATGQPSEQRTIASASGTTTTTKAKDSFGKAFRGNKKHHGVRETVERKLMFSTTNPIEKDTRVVNSTDEGTKNVSSSSISPEKAVSSSGEKAPPLQKGIKDDITKFVHKLTSTVHPTEHMDDKQFSVITLVGDNRGATMHLGSESAKKEDSIHIHRAYKSDPEETNEVTSDGEENTNEEEEEEEDLGMAYVNSNIQSINNSLMFHGSITERDPGVQITLPQKPTEPIRSHDKPKPGLETQRTQFNINRAEKSMYQPTVGRSIRGPFLEPNAKRRRQSCKFSCDKDIEDIEIM